The following nucleotide sequence is from Pandoraea thiooxydans.
TCGCGAGCTGCACAGTCGCCTTGAGATCGTCGAGCGTGCCTACATACGAGCCCACGATCGCAATGGAACGCTGCGCGAGCGGCGGCAGCGGCGTCGTCCACTCGCCGCCGTGCAGTCCGCACAGCACGAGCGTACCGCCCTTTCTAAGCGCGCTGTAGCCGAGGCCGAAGGTCTTCGGCGTGCCGACGAAATCGATCGCGCCCGCGAGCCTGCCGGCCGCCGCCTTGAAGAGCGCCTTCGCTGCGCCTTCGGAATCTGCGCGCAGCGTCTGTGCCGCGCCGAGCGACTGCGCCGCCTGCAGCTTGCTGTCGTCCACGTCCACGGCGATGACGTTCACCACGCCCAGCGCCTTCAGGATCGATATTGCCATCATGCCGACGCCACCGCAGCCGATCACGGCCACCCAGTCGTCGGCGTGTAGCGGCGGGAGCTTGCCGACGGCCGCATACGACGTGACGCCCGAGCAGGCCAGAGTCGCGGCGAAACCGGCATCCAGTCCGGTTACATCGACGAGATACTTCGCGTCGGGCACGACCAGATGCGTGGCGAATCCGCCCGGCAACGCAATGCCGATATTGCGCGGTTTCGCACACAAGTTGGAGCGCCCGGTATCACACGCCCAGCAGTCTCCGCAGCCGATCCACGGGAACACGAGGCGCGTATCGCCCACGGCCGATTCGTCCATGTCCACGTCCGCGCCCACCGCGATCACAGTGCCCAGCACTTCGTGCCCCAGCGTAAGCGGCGGCCGCAAGCCCGCGTCGCTCAGCATCTGCTTGCGGTTCGGGCCGAGTTCGAAATATCCTTTCCAGAGATGGATATCCGAATGACAAAGCCCCGAGTGGCTGATTCGAATCACCACTTCGCGCGGGCCGGGCGTGGGTGTCTCGCGCAGGCGCACTTGCAGCGGCTGACCATGCTCGACGACGTCGTAACTGAGCATCAATGCTTCTCCTTGAAAAATCAAAAACTATCGCTCGACGGTCGAGACACCGGCCTGCGCCGTGCGCGGTGCGCGGTGCATTCTGCATGGCCTCGTGCCGTCCTAGAACTTGTGCCGGATGCCTAACACGGCGAGCGTCTGCTGATTGCTCGTCGAAGCTTTTGTGCCCAGAATGCTGGCCACGGCACGATTACCGGTGGAATCAACGCCAGAAGCGAGCTGGTGCGAGACGAAGCTGTAGAGATCCGTACGCTTGGAAAGGAAATAGTCGACGCCGAGATTGACCTGGTTGTAACCCGCGCCCTCGCGGCCATTGGTTCCACCGTTGCGTGTATATGAATACTCGGCGCCCACCAGGAGTAGCGGCGTGATGTAATAGCCGACATTCGCCTCATACACGTTGATGCTCGCCACACCCCGGTTTGCCGCCAAGGCTGGCGCGAGTCCGCTGACGGCGACCGTGCCGAGATGTTCAAATCGCGTATTGCTGTAGATCAGGCTGAGGCGCGCCTTGCGGAATTTCCACGAAGCTGCCATCGCGAAGGTGTCCTGCTTGCCCGCCGTAGCGTAGCCGCGAAGAATCGGAGGGGCGATATTGCTGCCAGTCGCGCTATCGTTCGCCTTATTACCCCAGAACGAATAGTTCGGCCTGTCGGTCGATTGATACCCAGCCGCGAGCCCAAGCGGACCTCGCATATAGCGCATCGCGACGTTCCAGATCTGATTGCGGGCGATCGATCCAGGCTGACCGCCAAAGCTGTAAAGCGCGTCGACCCGCAACCCATGATAATCGGCGGTCGCGATCTTCAGCGCGTTGGCAATGCGATTGGAGGAGTCCAGGTTGTCGACATCGCCCGGATGGACGCCGAATCCTGACCCCGCCGAGCCGTTGGCAATGGGTAGAAACGGGAAGAACAATTCGAATGTCGACGAGTATTGCCGGCCGAGCGCCGCATAACCTTCCGGACGCTTGATGCCGACGAACGCCTGGCGGCCAAACGCCAGGCCGTTTTGCCCAAGAGCGCCGTTCGCGCTGTTGAAGCCCGATTCGAGTATGAAAATCGCCGAGGTGCGGCCGCCCAGGTCTTCTCGCCCTCTGACGCCCCAACGGCTTCCCGAGTGCGCGCCGTTCGTCATCGCGTATTGATGCGCGCCACCCGCGTTAGTCACATAGCCCAGACCGGTATCGACGAGGCCGTAAAGCGTGACCGACGATTGCGCATGACAGGCCGATGCACAAATCGATGCGCACACGAACGCACCGATACCAACGATTGTCTTCTCCATCTCGTTATCCTTATAGTTGATTACATTTTTTATGGAAACACCAAGCCACCTCTTATCCGTTTCGCCAACTCTGTTTGCCTCTCCGAACAGCGCTTCAGCCGCCACCCGATACGAGCGCTACGGCTCGATCACGTTTAACTGCCCGTCGCCAAGTTCCAGCGTCGCGACGAATGCGTCGAACAGCGTCTTGTCCCCGTCTACTTTCACGAGTGACTTTTCGACGGCGGATCGGAAACCCGCCTCGCCCATCAACACGCGTCCTTGCGCGGCGGCGTCCATGATCACGGTGAAATCGACCGCAGTGTGAGGAGCCATCGACCACGTCAGCGCGCCGTTCGAGACACGCAACGCGTAACGTTGGCCGTGTTCCGTGAACACCCAGTCGATGCGCAGATCGAGGCGCTGCGCCTTGGTCCCGTCGACGGTCACGGCCAGGAAGTCGAAAAACTGGCAAGGCGTCATGGCTAGCAGCAGATCGCCGCCGCGTGTGGCGTGGCCCTTTCCGTCGCCCATGCCTTCGCGCAACTCGCGCGCGCCGAGCAGGAACGCGTTGCGCCACGTCGCGGACTCGGCCTGAAAGCCCATCTGCTCCAGCGCCGCCGCGCCGAGTTCGCGCGCTTCGCGGCACTGCGGGTCGGCAAACACGACGCGGTTCATGACCTCCGCCACCCAGCGATACTCGCCATGGTCGAAATCACGCTGCGCGCGCGCCAGAATCGCCGGGATACCACCCATGTACTCGACGTATCGCGATGCCGATTGCTCGTCGGGCAACGCATGGAGATGCGATGGATTACCGTCGTACCAGCTTAAATAATGCTGATAGATCGCCTTCACGTTGTGCGACACCGTGCCGTAGTAGCCATGCGTGTGCCATTGCGCGCGCAGCGACTCGGGCAACGTCATCTCCTCGGCAATTTCGGACGCCGTGCGCCCCTGATTCATGAGCCGGACCGTCTGGTCGTGCAGGTATTTGTACAGGTCGCGCTGCTGCTCGAGAAATTGCGTGAGCCGCTCGTTGCCCCATGTCGGCCAGTGGTGCTGCGCGAGCACTACGTCGGCGTGGGGCGCATAGCGCTCCAATGCGACATTCAGATAGTGCGACCAGAGCCGTGCATTGCGAACCTGGGCGCCGCGCAACGGACACAGGTTGTGTAGCGTTCGCGTGGCATTCTCGGCGAGATTGAGCGCGCGAAATTGCGGAAAGAAAAAATGCATCTCGGCAGGCGCTTCGCTTTCCGGCGTCAGTTGAAAGACGATCTCCACGCCGTCGATACGGTGCGTCTCGCTTTCCTTTTCGATGAGCATGGTTGGTGCGATGAGCGTCACCGTGCCGCTCGGCATGTTTTTCCCGAGTCCTGAATCAATCTGGCAGCATGCATTGCGCGCGAGCGTGTGCCCGAACTGGAACTGCGCGCGACGATCCATCGCCCGGCCGACGAGCATGTTTTCCGACACCGCCTCTTCCATGAAGCCGGCCGGCGCAATCACGGCCACCTTGCCGGCGCGAACGTCTTTCACGCAGGTCACGCCCTTGACACCGCCGAAATGGTCGGTGTGGCTATGGCTGTAAATGACAGCGACCACCGGTCGGCGCGGACGGTGGGCGTAATAGAGCTCGAGCGCCGCACCGGCAGTTTCCTTCACCGTGAGCGGATCGATCACGATGATGCCCGTATCGCCTTCGATGATCGTCATGTTGGCCAGATCGAAGCCGCGCACCTGATAGATCCGTTCGGTAACCTGGAAGAGTCCGTGAATGCGGTTCAGCCGGGCTTGCCGCCATAGTGCGGGATGCGCCGTCGCGGGCGCGTCTTTCGCGTCGAGAAAGTCATACTC
It contains:
- a CDS encoding alcohol dehydrogenase, with translation MLSYDVVEHGQPLQVRLRETPTPGPREVVIRISHSGLCHSDIHLWKGYFELGPNRKQMLSDAGLRPPLTLGHEVLGTVIAVGADVDMDESAVGDTRLVFPWIGCGDCWACDTGRSNLCAKPRNIGIALPGGFATHLVVPDAKYLVDVTGLDAGFAATLACSGVTSYAAVGKLPPLHADDWVAVIGCGGVGMMAISILKALGVVNVIAVDVDDSKLQAAQSLGAAQTLRADSEGAAKALFKAAAGRLAGAIDFVGTPKTFGLGYSALRKGGTLVLCGLHGGEWTTPLPPLAQRSIAIVGSYVGTLDDLKATVQLAKDGKLAPTPVRVRDAAEINEALDDLHRGRILGRTVLDFRGIDAAIEAGAQTS
- a CDS encoding porin, translated to MAAEALFGEANRVGETDKRWLGVSIKNVINYKDNEMEKTIVGIGAFVCASICASACHAQSSVTLYGLVDTGLGYVTNAGGAHQYAMTNGAHSGSRWGVRGREDLGGRTSAIFILESGFNSANGALGQNGLAFGRQAFVGIKRPEGYAALGRQYSSTFELFFPFLPIANGSAGSGFGVHPGDVDNLDSSNRIANALKIATADYHGLRVDALYSFGGQPGSIARNQIWNVAMRYMRGPLGLAAGYQSTDRPNYSFWGNKANDSATGSNIAPPILRGYATAGKQDTFAMAASWKFRKARLSLIYSNTRFEHLGTVAVSGLAPALAANRGVASINVYEANVGYYITPLLLVGAEYSYTRNGGTNGREGAGYNQVNLGVDYFLSKRTDLYSFVSHQLASGVDSTGNRAVASILGTKASTSNQQTLAVLGIRHKF
- a CDS encoding alkyl/aryl-sulfatase codes for the protein MQIINGSSQSAADIRHTATASTIAAHRAALQSLPIEDGLDEEEARRGFVGTLPDAEVRDEYGRMIWSLSEYDFLDAKDAPATAHPALWRQARLNRIHGLFQVTERIYQVRGFDLANMTIIEGDTGIIVIDPLTVKETAGAALELYYAHRPRRPVVAVIYSHSHTDHFGGVKGVTCVKDVRAGKVAVIAPAGFMEEAVSENMLVGRAMDRRAQFQFGHTLARNACCQIDSGLGKNMPSGTVTLIAPTMLIEKESETHRIDGVEIVFQLTPESEAPAEMHFFFPQFRALNLAENATRTLHNLCPLRGAQVRNARLWSHYLNVALERYAPHADVVLAQHHWPTWGNERLTQFLEQQRDLYKYLHDQTVRLMNQGRTASEIAEEMTLPESLRAQWHTHGYYGTVSHNVKAIYQHYLSWYDGNPSHLHALPDEQSASRYVEYMGGIPAILARAQRDFDHGEYRWVAEVMNRVVFADPQCREARELGAAALEQMGFQAESATWRNAFLLGARELREGMGDGKGHATRGGDLLLAMTPCQFFDFLAVTVDGTKAQRLDLRIDWVFTEHGQRYALRVSNGALTWSMAPHTAVDFTVIMDAAAQGRVLMGEAGFRSAVEKSLVKVDGDKTLFDAFVATLELGDGQLNVIEP